One genomic region from Sulfurimonas sp. encodes:
- a CDS encoding hemagglutinin repeat-containing protein codes for MQPLKTALIILFLSNNYCYAHLPTLDAANNINILSAYDKDNHSYKETSGYIEVKITSDEGLEMDIDLTLKDEQEDLSKAKGSTIASGSNLIIKSKNDTNIIGSVLSSGGSTTMQTDGELKIAAAKNTSTKSVDNLNIHIYSGGIPELELGDGQLEVELGRATLDKIKKTTIDTTATKSNISSDKDIDLTSEKSILVEGSDLEAKKDVVLTANEDITIKETKETSEIESDEIHGVAVAKFVIKTEYVALHKAILAVQEAKKTIDNAKDNYNDYKDEVKKQEGLFAKVKQDYKNNVGYIELVDVEEFEELLDDLKEDDKYYKANIALAIVTFTTKQLALVVQITKTATAASQTYGTALSASIELDIDAVQTQLEEYAQKSIASGVMGESITLRAKNRATVQGSTLQATKDINIDATSTDILASKDNYDKSLDTQHQHLNLSIGSSGFSMSGSVDNSETTNEQATQTNSNLQANNININTKEKTSIKGAEVKAKDSLVINTKNLEVASVQDTAKTRSHSIGVSAGYGGGSLSSLGANQSKANSRSKQTILTSLTGNKVDITTAKNTKLKGATIAALDAQGNDNGNLNLKTETLTASSLNNTYNSKSMSIGIQSGVTTSNSKNINKGIEGGTTEIDGVSTIALDYSNNRTNSKTKTLATLGSGNIQVANKEDSDTKMLNRDASNNEVDIYNISSHKGLKGNLILGFLQKMD; via the coding sequence ATGCAACCACTAAAAACAGCATTAATAATACTTTTCCTTTCAAACAACTACTGCTACGCACATCTTCCAACCCTAGATGCAGCAAACAACATAAACATCTTATCAGCTTACGATAAAGACAACCACAGTTATAAAGAAACAAGTGGTTACATAGAAGTAAAAATAACATCAGATGAGGGACTAGAAATGGATATAGACCTAACTCTAAAAGATGAACAAGAAGACCTCTCAAAAGCCAAGGGTTCCACTATAGCATCTGGCTCTAATCTAATAATTAAAAGTAAAAATGATACAAATATTATAGGAAGTGTTTTAAGTAGTGGTGGAAGTACTACTATGCAAACAGACGGTGAGTTAAAAATAGCAGCCGCTAAAAACACAAGCACAAAGTCAGTAGATAACCTAAATATACATATATATTCTGGAGGAATACCAGAACTAGAACTAGGAGATGGACAACTAGAAGTAGAGCTTGGTCGTGCAACCCTAGATAAAATAAAAAAGACAACCATAGATACAACCGCTACTAAGTCAAATATTTCCTCAGATAAAGATATAGACCTAACAAGTGAAAAAAGTATATTAGTAGAAGGCTCAGACCTAGAAGCTAAAAAAGATGTAGTCCTAACAGCAAATGAAGACATAACAATAAAAGAAACTAAAGAAACAAGTGAGATAGAGTCAGATGAGATACATGGAGTAGCAGTAGCAAAGTTTGTAATAAAAACAGAATATGTTGCACTTCATAAAGCAATATTAGCAGTCCAAGAAGCAAAAAAGACAATAGATAATGCAAAAGATAATTATAATGATTATAAAGATGAAGTAAAAAAACAAGAGGGTTTATTTGCTAAAGTAAAACAAGATTACAAAAACAATGTAGGCTATATAGAACTAGTAGATGTAGAAGAGTTTGAAGAACTACTAGATGACCTAAAAGAAGATGATAAATACTATAAAGCAAATATAGCCCTAGCCATAGTAACATTCACTACCAAACAACTAGCCCTTGTAGTCCAAATCACAAAAACAGCAACCGCTGCTTCTCAAACATACGGTACAGCACTAAGTGCATCTATAGAACTAGATATAGATGCTGTACAAACACAACTAGAAGAATATGCTCAAAAAAGCATAGCTTCTGGTGTAATGGGTGAGAGCATCACACTAAGAGCAAAAAACAGAGCAACAGTACAAGGAAGTACTCTACAAGCAACAAAGGACATAAACATAGATGCCACTTCAACAGACATCCTAGCATCTAAAGACAACTATGATAAAAGTCTAGACACACAACACCAACATCTAAACCTAAGCATAGGAAGTTCAGGCTTTAGCATGAGCGGTAGTGTAGATAACTCAGAGACTACAAATGAACAAGCAACTCAAACAAACTCAAACCTTCAAGCAAATAACATAAATATAAACACTAAAGAAAAAACAAGCATAAAAGGTGCCGAGGTAAAAGCAAAAGACTCTCTAGTTATAAACACTAAAAACCTAGAGGTAGCATCTGTACAAGACACAGCTAAAACAAGAAGTCACTCTATAGGAGTAAGTGCAGGATATGGAGGAGGAAGTCTAAGTAGCTTAGGAGCAAACCAAAGTAAAGCTAACTCTAGATCTAAACAGACAATACTTACAAGCTTAACAGGAAACAAGGTAGATATAACTACAGCAAAAAACACTAAACTAAAAGGTGCAACTATAGCAGCACTAGATGCACAAGGAAATGACAACGGTAACTTAAACCTAAAAACAGAAACTCTAACAGCATCTAGCCTTAATAACACATACAACTCTAAAAGTATGTCTATAGGAATACAATCAGGAGTAACAACAAGTAATTCTAAAAATATAAACAAAGGTATAGAAGGTGGAACAACAGAGATAGATGGAGTAAGTACAATAGCACTAGACTACTCAAACAACAGAACCAACTCAAAAACAAAAACACTTGCAACTCTAGGAAGTGGAAATATACAAGTAGCCAACAAAGAAGACTCTGATACAAAAATGCTAAACAGAGATGCAAGCAACAATGAAGTAGATATTTATAATATAAGCAGTCATAAAGGGTTGAAGGGGAACTTGATACTAGGCTTCTTACAAAAGATGGACTAA
- a CDS encoding IS3 family transposase, translating into MSAKRKSYSANFKAKVVLEVLEGEKTVNEIASGYEVLPLSLRNWKKQFLENMSLAFDKSTVVKEYKDEIDTLKYEKDAIAKKLGETIVEKDFLVEKLKSLASSKERKTLLDAKHKLSQNKQCQLLQVSKSSLYYTPTKPFSRGKDLKILDAINNIYSDFPSYGSRRIHAQLLRDGYSIGKKFVKKAMKYMGIEALYPKPKTTTANKEHYKYPYLLKDFRDYAGRVVIEKTNQVWSTDITYIKLEKGFVYLAAIIDWHSKKILSWKLSNTMDISLVKSVLNEALAFYPKPEIFNTDQGSQYTSKVHVDILKKHNIKISMDGKGRATDNICIERFWRSIKYEEIYLNEYKNIKSLNRAIKIYMNSYNKKRLHSAIGYKTPNEVYYKAVNNLDPKGAKLLPLVS; encoded by the coding sequence ATGAGTGCAAAAAGAAAAAGTTATAGTGCAAATTTTAAAGCAAAAGTAGTACTGGAAGTTTTAGAGGGTGAAAAAACTGTTAATGAAATAGCTAGTGGATATGAAGTCCTACCTCTAAGTTTAAGAAATTGGAAAAAACAGTTTCTTGAGAATATGTCATTAGCATTTGATAAAAGTACTGTTGTAAAAGAATACAAAGATGAAATTGATACTCTTAAATATGAAAAAGATGCAATTGCAAAAAAACTTGGAGAGACAATTGTTGAGAAGGATTTTCTTGTGGAAAAGCTAAAAAGCTTGGCCTCATCTAAAGAGAGAAAAACTCTACTTGATGCTAAGCATAAATTATCACAGAATAAGCAGTGTCAATTGCTACAGGTAAGTAAGTCGAGTTTGTACTATACTCCAACTAAACCGTTTAGTAGAGGTAAAGACTTGAAAATATTAGATGCTATAAATAATATATATTCAGACTTTCCATCATATGGAAGTAGAAGAATTCATGCTCAACTTTTAAGAGATGGGTATAGCATAGGGAAAAAGTTCGTTAAGAAAGCTATGAAGTATATGGGTATAGAAGCCTTGTATCCTAAGCCTAAGACCACTACAGCAAACAAAGAACATTATAAGTATCCATATCTCCTAAAAGATTTTAGAGATTATGCTGGACGTGTTGTAATTGAAAAAACTAATCAAGTCTGGAGTACAGATATTACTTATATCAAACTGGAAAAAGGCTTTGTATATTTAGCCGCAATAATAGATTGGCATAGTAAAAAAATACTCTCATGGAAACTTTCTAACACAATGGATATTTCCTTAGTTAAAAGTGTGTTAAATGAAGCACTCGCATTTTATCCTAAACCAGAGATATTTAACACAGACCAGGGAAGTCAATATACTTCAAAAGTTCATGTTGATATTCTCAAAAAACACAACATTAAAATTTCAATGGATGGAAAAGGTAGAGCTACTGATAATATTTGCATCGAAAGATTCTGGCGAAGTATTAAGTATGAAGAAATTTATCTGAATGAATATAAGAATATAAAATCTCTCAATCGAGCAATAAAAATATATATGAACTCTTACAACAAAAAAAGATTACATTCGGCGATTGGATATAAAACTCCAAATGAAGTTTATTATAAAGCTGTCAATAATTTAGATCCTAAAGGAGCAAAACTGTTACCACTGGTATCGTAA
- a CDS encoding hemagglutinin repeat-containing protein — MDLTSEKSILVEGSDLKAKKDVVLTASEDITIKETKETSEIESDEIHGVAVAKFVIKTEYVALHKAILAVQEAKKTIDSAKDNYDDYKDEVKKQESLFAKVKQDYENDVGYIELVDVEEFEELLDDLKEDDKYYKANIALAVVTFTTKQLALVVQITKTATAASQTYGTALSASIELDIDAVQTQLEEYAQKSIASGVMAESITLRAKNKATIQGSNLQATKDINIDAKTTIMVPFFKTSKTSFLILPLYDTSGNSFAPLGSKLLTAL, encoded by the coding sequence ATAGACCTAACAAGTGAAAAAAGTATATTAGTAGAAGGCTCAGACCTAAAAGCTAAAAAAGATGTAGTCCTAACAGCAAGTGAAGATATAACCATAAAAGAAACCAAAGAAACAAGTGAAATAGAGTCAGATGAGATACATGGAGTAGCAGTAGCGAAGTTTGTAATAAAAACAGAATATGTTGCACTTCATAAAGCGATATTAGCAGTCCAAGAAGCAAAAAAGACAATAGACTCCGCAAAAGATAATTATGATGACTATAAAGATGAAGTAAAAAAACAAGAGAGTTTGTTTGCTAAAGTAAAACAAGACTATGAGAATGATGTAGGCTATATAGAACTAGTAGATGTAGAAGAGTTCGAAGAACTACTAGATGACTTAAAAGAAGATGATAAATACTATAAAGCAAATATAGCCCTAGCCGTAGTAACATTCACCACCAAACAACTAGCCCTTGTAGTCCAAATCACAAAAACAGCAACCGCTGCTTCTCAAACATACGGTACAGCACTTAGTGCATCTATAGAGTTAGATATAGATGCTGTACAAACTCAACTAGAAGAGTATGCTCAAAAAAGTATAGCTTCTGGTGTAATGGCTGAAAGTATCACACTAAGAGCAAAAAATAAAGCAACTATACAAGGAAGTAATCTCCAAGCAACAAAGGACATAAACATAGATGCAAAAACAACTATAATGGTTCCCTTTTTCAAGACCAGTAAAACAAGTTTTCTTATTTTACCTCTTTACGATACCAGTGGTAACAGTTTTGCTCCTTTAGGATCTAAATTATTGACAGCTTTATAA
- a CDS encoding outer membrane beta-barrel protein has translation MKKIILSALASILITTGATADSFFDYKQEIGIGTSIIERSDSEWEGNYGININGKLMKSINDAIAIGITINMDYNPSVQLSNASSNPTEYNIDFLPTVTYIINKEIDISVMFGYEYGKYAADWGDWNTQGFSYGLAASYAITAQLRANISALRTSMDFTTSSDSAVNSTENTNRYTIGIGYNF, from the coding sequence ATGAAAAAAATAATACTTAGTGCTTTAGCGTCAATTTTAATTACAACAGGAGCTACAGCGGATAGTTTTTTTGACTACAAACAGGAAATCGGGATTGGGACAAGTATTATTGAGCGTTCTGATAGTGAATGGGAAGGCAATTATGGTATTAACATTAACGGAAAGTTGATGAAATCGATTAATGACGCAATTGCTATTGGTATAACGATAAATATGGATTATAATCCATCTGTGCAACTTAGTAATGCTTCTTCAAATCCTACAGAGTATAATATAGACTTTCTACCAACAGTTACATATATTATAAATAAAGAAATTGATATAAGTGTTATGTTTGGATACGAATATGGTAAGTATGCCGCAGATTGGGGAGATTGGAACACACAAGGATTTAGTTATGGACTTGCTGCATCATATGCTATTACAGCACAATTGAGAGCTAATATTAGTGCACTTAGAACTAGTATGGATTTTACTACTTCATCTGATTCAGCAGTTAATAGTACTGAAAATACTAATCGTTATACTATTGGTATTGGTTATAACTTCTAA